A single window of Rhizobium sp. CCGE531 DNA harbors:
- the fhuB gene encoding Fe(3+)-hydroxamate ABC transporter permease FhuB, translating into MTRIETNNVFGAPAVALMLLALAGLLSWHQLAPDFSRLMTPEAGYDPQRLLLLYSTLPRIATALLAGAALSLSGSLLQQVLRNPLASPSTLGISAGANLALVAVMLAFPALQGLSRDAVALFGSAAAAAIVFLIGARRGFSPLALVLAGLIVGVWSGALAAILVLMNDRYLSGLFIWGAGSLAQQSWTIPLSLLPKIAILSTAALLMARPLSLMELGDSGASGLGLSVKRTRIAAVCIAIALAAIVTSAVGVIGFIGLIAPRIAQLAGARQMKSQLVWSPLIGAGLLFLTDEALVLLSGASSTFLPTGAITALLGAPLLLLMLPRLKAVQRNVANPSQDANRAMRTPKMLLVASIPALVLLLAGAVFFGRAPDGAWTFLSSMHWPNVLPYRLPRIAGAFAAGTMLGVVGAILQRLSGNEMASPEVLGISAGATLGVTAALFLLPAPGIVAQLGFGGLGAFAVLVAIFLFGIRSGFAPERVLLTGIALGAMLDAFISVLAASGDPRAMIVMQWMSGSTYLIDTPKAIAATTAAAAGLALAFLAHRWLDLLPLGLQAAQAIGVRVNIARASLFALAATMTAAATLILGPLSFIGLMGPHLARELGLRRAAPQLAGAALAGGGLMVLADWVGRMVAFPYQMPAGLVSALLGAPLLLALLMKRSK; encoded by the coding sequence ATGACCCGCATCGAAACGAACAATGTCTTCGGCGCTCCGGCTGTAGCGCTGATGCTGCTGGCGCTCGCCGGCCTCCTCTCCTGGCATCAGCTGGCGCCCGATTTTTCACGGCTGATGACGCCGGAAGCCGGTTACGATCCGCAGCGTCTGCTGCTGCTCTATTCGACGCTGCCGAGAATTGCGACGGCGTTGCTGGCCGGCGCCGCCCTTTCGCTGTCGGGGAGCCTGTTGCAGCAGGTGCTGCGCAACCCGTTGGCCTCTCCCTCGACGCTCGGCATTTCCGCCGGCGCCAACCTCGCGCTCGTCGCCGTCATGCTCGCCTTTCCCGCTCTGCAGGGCCTCAGTCGCGACGCGGTCGCCCTGTTCGGTAGTGCGGCAGCCGCGGCAATTGTTTTCCTCATCGGCGCAAGACGTGGCTTTTCGCCCTTGGCGCTCGTCCTTGCCGGATTGATCGTCGGCGTCTGGAGCGGCGCGCTGGCCGCCATTCTCGTTTTAATGAACGACCGCTACCTCTCCGGCCTCTTCATCTGGGGCGCCGGATCGCTGGCGCAGCAAAGCTGGACCATTCCGCTTTCTCTCCTTCCAAAAATCGCCATCCTCTCCACTGCCGCGCTGCTGATGGCGCGACCATTGTCGCTTATGGAGCTCGGCGACAGTGGCGCCAGCGGGCTTGGCCTGTCGGTGAAACGCACGCGCATCGCCGCCGTCTGCATTGCGATTGCGCTGGCCGCCATCGTCACCAGCGCGGTCGGTGTCATCGGCTTCATCGGTTTGATCGCGCCGCGCATAGCCCAGCTTGCCGGTGCCCGGCAGATGAAGAGCCAGCTTGTGTGGTCCCCCCTCATCGGGGCCGGCCTATTGTTTTTGACGGACGAAGCATTGGTGCTCCTTTCCGGAGCATCCTCGACCTTCCTTCCGACAGGCGCCATTACGGCCTTGCTCGGCGCACCGCTGCTGCTTCTGATGCTGCCCCGCCTGAAGGCGGTGCAGCGCAATGTTGCGAATCCGTCGCAGGATGCGAACCGCGCCATGCGAACACCGAAAATGCTGCTGGTTGCATCAATTCCGGCACTCGTCCTGCTGCTGGCGGGGGCGGTCTTCTTCGGGCGCGCACCCGATGGCGCATGGACTTTCCTGAGTTCTATGCATTGGCCCAACGTGCTGCCCTATCGGCTGCCGCGCATCGCCGGCGCTTTTGCCGCCGGCACGATGCTGGGGGTTGTCGGCGCGATCTTGCAGCGGTTGAGCGGCAATGAGATGGCAAGCCCGGAAGTACTGGGCATTTCCGCGGGCGCGACGCTGGGCGTCACCGCCGCGCTTTTTCTCCTGCCCGCTCCTGGTATTGTCGCGCAGCTCGGCTTCGGCGGTCTCGGCGCCTTTGCCGTTCTCGTCGCCATTTTCCTTTTCGGCATCCGCTCCGGCTTCGCGCCCGAGCGCGTGCTTTTGACGGGTATCGCGCTCGGAGCCATGCTGGATGCCTTCATCAGCGTGCTCGCCGCCAGCGGCGATCCGCGCGCAATGATCGTCATGCAATGGATGAGCGGATCAACCTATCTTATTGATACACCGAAGGCAATTGCCGCGACCACCGCTGCGGCGGCAGGCCTTGCGCTTGCCTTCCTCGCGCATCGCTGGCTCGATCTTTTGCCGCTCGGTTTACAAGCAGCACAAGCGATCGGCGTCCGTGTCAATATCGCCCGCGCCAGCCTCTTTGCGCTCGCAGCAACCATGACCGCCGCCGCCACCCTCATCCTCGGCCCCTTAAGCTTCATCGGCCTCATGGGTCCGCATCTGGCACGCGAACTCGGACTGCGCCGCGCCGCGCCCCAGCTCGCCGGCGCAGCACTGGCCGGCGGTGGCCTGATGGTGCTTGCCGACTGGGTCGGCAGGATGGTCGCGTTTCCCTATCAAATGCCCGCCGGCCTCGTCTCGGCATTGCTGGGTGCGCCGTTATTGCTGGCGTTGCTGATGAAGCGATCGAAATGA
- a CDS encoding TonB-dependent siderophore receptor: protein MTQGSHNYINHLTRKRFHLASGATALATMFALSGNAFAQDSNANGGNATQLAPIVVSGQSSEASDNTTIAAKKSQGATKISTPLVETPRSVSVITRKELEARGAQDVIEAVRYSAGVQTGSYGFDPRFDQIYIRGNDVTTDGDYRDGLRQPYMNYGMFRTDPYSLDRVEVIKGPVSVLYGAGSPGGIVNKISKLPTEETIREVGVLYGTSDRAQTMFDFGGPVSKDDDTMLYRIVGLARKGDTNFDIADDRYFIQPSFTWKPDDATKFTVYGSAQSTEVDANVGALTSPDGNVLKLRDSDPDYDYQKTRQQQVGYQFEHEFDGGFTFRQNLRFSHLDLKSRYLGTYSWTGTVAHRGATAIRDGMNVFQVDNQLESKFDTGPAAHTMLFGLDYTRMNDSFAYGMDATASPAYDFDISNPTYGVSGPTPDYNFSRVDASLQQFGAYALDQIELDKWRFTLGGRQTWVKQSTDTTFVSSGTTTDDNLSKNAFSYQAGALYLFDNGIAPFASYSTSFNPVTQRSASGGILDPTKGEQYELGVKYQPPGTDILLSAVAYHLVEKNKPVLVDPLTLVYASLGEVTNKGIELEARANITDGWDVVAAYSYNDSEITRGDNAGNAPAVTPENIASLWSNYTFQEDSAAKGLTVGAGIRYTGETYTSTANTAKNDASFYLDAALSYDFGAVDQKYKGLTASVDVRNIANRRLTVCNSGYCYLGQGRNVTASLKYRW from the coding sequence ATGACGCAGGGATCGCATAATTATATCAATCATTTGACGCGCAAGAGATTTCATCTTGCTAGCGGCGCTACCGCACTTGCAACAATGTTTGCGTTGAGCGGAAATGCCTTTGCGCAGGATTCCAATGCAAACGGCGGCAACGCGACCCAGCTCGCGCCGATCGTCGTCAGCGGCCAGTCGAGTGAGGCAAGCGACAATACGACGATAGCGGCAAAGAAAAGCCAGGGCGCCACCAAGATCAGTACGCCTCTGGTTGAAACGCCGCGATCTGTTTCGGTCATAACCAGGAAGGAGCTTGAGGCGCGTGGCGCGCAGGATGTCATCGAAGCGGTGCGTTATTCCGCCGGTGTTCAGACCGGCTCCTACGGCTTCGATCCACGCTTCGACCAGATCTATATTCGCGGCAACGACGTCACCACCGACGGCGATTATCGCGACGGATTGCGGCAGCCCTATATGAATTACGGGATGTTCCGAACCGATCCCTATTCGCTCGATCGTGTCGAAGTGATCAAGGGGCCGGTATCCGTGCTCTATGGCGCCGGCTCGCCGGGCGGCATCGTCAACAAGATCTCGAAACTGCCGACGGAAGAAACCATCAGGGAGGTTGGGGTTCTCTATGGAACATCCGATCGCGCCCAGACGATGTTCGATTTCGGCGGCCCGGTCAGCAAGGATGACGACACCATGCTGTACCGGATCGTCGGCTTGGCGCGAAAGGGCGACACCAATTTCGATATCGCCGACGACCGCTATTTCATCCAGCCGTCCTTCACCTGGAAGCCCGACGACGCCACGAAATTTACTGTCTACGGATCGGCGCAGTCCACCGAGGTCGACGCCAATGTCGGCGCCCTGACCAGCCCTGATGGCAACGTCCTCAAGCTGCGCGATAGCGATCCCGACTACGATTACCAGAAGACCCGGCAGCAGCAGGTCGGCTACCAGTTCGAGCATGAATTCGACGGCGGCTTCACCTTCCGCCAGAACCTTCGCTTCTCCCACCTGGATCTGAAATCACGCTATCTCGGCACCTATAGCTGGACCGGAACCGTTGCCCATCGCGGTGCGACCGCGATCCGGGATGGAATGAACGTCTTTCAGGTCGACAACCAGCTTGAATCCAAATTCGATACCGGTCCGGCCGCCCATACCATGCTGTTCGGCCTGGATTATACCCGTATGAACGATTCGTTCGCATATGGGATGGATGCGACGGCCAGCCCCGCCTATGATTTCGACATCTCGAACCCGACCTATGGCGTATCCGGCCCGACGCCGGACTATAATTTCAGCCGGGTCGATGCCAGCCTGCAGCAGTTCGGCGCCTATGCCCTTGATCAGATCGAGCTCGACAAATGGCGCTTCACGCTCGGCGGGCGCCAGACCTGGGTCAAGCAGTCGACCGACACCACTTTCGTCTCTTCCGGAACGACCACGGACGACAATCTCAGCAAGAACGCATTTTCCTACCAGGCTGGCGCGCTCTATCTCTTCGACAACGGCATCGCGCCCTTCGCCAGCTACTCGACCTCCTTCAATCCGGTCACCCAGCGATCTGCATCCGGCGGCATCCTGGATCCCACCAAGGGAGAACAGTACGAACTGGGCGTGAAATACCAACCACCGGGCACCGACATTCTGCTCTCAGCCGTCGCTTATCACTTGGTCGAAAAGAACAAGCCCGTTCTGGTCGATCCGCTGACGCTCGTCTACGCCTCGCTCGGGGAGGTGACCAACAAGGGGATCGAGCTGGAAGCCAGGGCGAATATCACCGACGGCTGGGATGTGGTTGCCGCTTACTCCTACAATGATTCCGAAATCACCCGCGGTGACAATGCCGGCAACGCGCCTGCCGTGACACCCGAGAACATCGCCAGCCTGTGGTCGAACTATACCTTCCAAGAGGATTCGGCGGCAAAGGGCCTCACCGTCGGCGCCGGTATCCGCTACACCGGCGAAACCTACACGAGCACGGCCAATACCGCCAAGAATGACGCGAGCTTCTATCTGGACGCGGCACTCTCCTACGACTTCGGCGCGGTGGACCAGAAATACAAAGGCCTGACCGCCTCCGTCGATGTCCGCAACATCGCCAACCGCCGCCTGACTGTTTGTAACAGCGGCTATTGCTATCTCGGGCAGGGGCGAAACGTCACGGCTTCGTTGAAATATCGGTGGTAG